One Tolypothrix bouteillei VB521301 DNA window includes the following coding sequences:
- a CDS encoding GAF domain-containing protein produces the protein MESVLPDNEALRLEALLRYRILDTSSEVAFDELTSLAAFICKTPIALITLIDSDRQWFKSKVGLTTSETPRSAAFCAHAILHKEPLIVPDALQDPRFATNPLVTEDPHIRFYAGAPLTTPQGFRIGTLCVIDRVPRQLNLEEITALEALSRQVVSQIELRYLKKSLQQQESYFRAIVEVEPELSITRNLKELKHAEDALRREKEYISHIVTAAPTLICGIAPDGMTTFVNPIVSEVTGYSSDELVGKNWWHIFYPDGEYWQVEQLFRDFEKGQVINYEMRLTTKHGQKRVISWNSVNRWNDSGTLLEVIGIGADVTQQRQSEIALYQQTQREHLMAEMAKHIRRSLDLEEILKTTVSEVQQFLQCDRVFIYRFHPDWTGSIVVESLAPGCKSVQGTIIKDSFFQELSLRPFYEQGKIQAVADIYTSNLAPCHIALLEQLQIRSNLVVSIVVENGGTGASSQLWGLLVANHCFEPRGWEPVEINLLKQLGTQVAIAIQQSELYQQAQTELLERKRTEKLLLSTQNQLQHLLAYSPAIIYSCKPSGYFGATFVSDNVFNILGYEPQEFTSHSQFWFSHIHPDDRNRVLAELVQLTHRKHFAYEYRFLHKNGYYRWMYDELRLVTDAEGNPIEIVGCWQDISSSRF, from the coding sequence ATGGAATCTGTTTTACCCGACAATGAAGCTTTGAGGCTTGAAGCACTTTTGCGCTATCGAATCCTTGATACATCATCAGAAGTAGCATTCGACGAGTTAACCAGTCTTGCGGCTTTCATTTGCAAGACTCCGATCGCATTGATTACCTTAATAGATAGCGATCGCCAGTGGTTTAAATCTAAAGTGGGATTAACAACTTCTGAAACTCCTCGCAGTGCCGCATTTTGTGCCCATGCTATTTTGCATAAAGAGCCACTGATCGTTCCAGATGCGTTGCAAGATCCCCGCTTTGCTACTAACCCTCTAGTCACTGAAGATCCTCACATCCGGTTTTACGCAGGTGCGCCTTTGACAACACCACAAGGTTTTCGGATTGGAACATTATGTGTTATTGACCGGGTACCGCGCCAACTTAACTTAGAGGAAATCACCGCCCTTGAAGCACTTAGTCGTCAGGTTGTCAGCCAGATAGAACTTCGCTATTTAAAAAAATCATTGCAGCAACAAGAAAGCTATTTTCGTGCCATTGTGGAAGTAGAGCCAGAATTATCCATTACGCGAAATCTGAAAGAGCTCAAGCACGCAGAAGATGCTTTGCGACGTGAGAAAGAATACATCAGTCATATTGTAACTGCTGCTCCAACTTTGATTTGTGGGATTGCTCCTGATGGGATGACTACCTTTGTAAATCCCATAGTTAGTGAAGTCACGGGTTATAGCAGTGATGAACTTGTGGGAAAAAATTGGTGGCATATTTTCTATCCAGATGGCGAATACTGGCAAGTTGAGCAACTGTTCCGTGATTTTGAGAAGGGACAAGTGATTAACTACGAAATGAGACTGACTACCAAGCACGGACAGAAACGAGTGATTTCGTGGAACTCGGTCAATCGTTGGAACGATAGCGGTACATTGTTGGAGGTAATTGGTATTGGTGCGGATGTCACACAGCAAAGACAGTCAGAGATTGCTTTATACCAGCAAACTCAACGAGAACATTTGATGGCAGAAATGGCAAAGCATATTCGTCGGTCGCTAGATCTAGAGGAAATTTTAAAGACAACGGTTTCAGAAGTGCAGCAATTCCTTCAGTGCGATCGCGTTTTCATCTATCGCTTTCATCCCGATTGGACCGGTAGTATAGTGGTTGAGTCACTTGCGCCCGGTTGCAAGAGCGTTCAGGGGACTATCATCAAAGATTCTTTTTTCCAAGAACTCTCTCTTCGCCCATTTTACGAACAGGGAAAGATTCAAGCTGTTGCGGATATATACACATCAAATCTTGCACCTTGTCACATAGCATTGCTCGAACAATTGCAAATTCGCTCGAATCTAGTTGTCTCCATTGTAGTAGAAAACGGAGGAACGGGGGCATCTTCTCAACTTTGGGGGCTCCTTGTTGCCAACCATTGTTTTGAGCCACGAGGGTGGGAACCTGTAGAAATTAATTTACTCAAACAGTTGGGAACTCAAGTGGCAATTGCCATTCAGCAATCCGAACTTTATCAACAAGCACAAACAGAACTCCTCGAACGCAAGCGCACGGAAAAGTTGCTTCTCAGTACCCAAAATCAGCTTCAGCACCTTCTTGCTTACAGTCCGGCGATTATTTATAGCTGCAAGCCATCGGGATACTTTGGAGCGACTTTCGTTAGCGATAACGTGTTTAACATTTTGGGATATGAGCCCCAAGAGTTTACAAGCCATTCTCAGTTTTGGTTTTCTCACATCCATCCAGATGACCGGAACCGCGTGCTTGCTGAATTAGTGCAGTTAACCCACCGAAAACACTTTGCTTATGAATACCGCTTTTTGCACAAGAACGGTTATTACCGATGGATGTATGATGAACTGAGACTGGTGACAGATGCTGAAGGAAATCCCATAGAAATTGTGGGATGCTGGCAAGATATTAGCAGTTCTCGATTCTAG
- a CDS encoding dolichyl-phosphate-mannose--protein mannosyltransferase: MASVFLLSLAFRFWGLGRFNTLVFDEVYYAKFGNNYLTNTPFFDGHPPLGKYIIAIGIWIANHIPFLQNQVNGLTGSVMSPISYRWINAFSGSFIPVIVGAIAYQISYRRSFAFLAALFAACDGIFLVESRYALINQYIVIFGLLGQLCLILALAKQHLRRTFWLVISGVAFGASCATKWNGLWFLLGAYLMWIIAWGNRWLQSFHLKRVKSNEQSQDEFVHHHAQNNSVEIESQETSVLPLSLTSLPIGKRKTKYINPYRLEAKPTPLKKLTQLNIFQILFFLGIIPAIVYSLIWIPHLHLDTRYGFVEVHKQILGFHERLGNSSKIHPYCSPWYTWPFMIRPMAYFYQTATSIKDPIPVIGPPLPTGAGKVIYDVHAMGNPLLWWFGAAALLFFLGVLIRQFAKLWIEQKRFFLSAEFSNETWIVLYFLVNYAANLLPWVKVNRCLFIYHYMTAVVFAFLAIAWLVDWCIRSYYTQMRAVGLTPTISIIIAFIFWLPIYLGLPLSNFEFRPVRSWAVGVTLTFLIIAAFIFWLPIYLGLPLSNFEYRPVRMWFNSWI, encoded by the coding sequence ATGGCGAGTGTATTTTTGCTATCACTCGCCTTCCGATTTTGGGGATTGGGACGATTCAATACCCTTGTTTTTGACGAAGTTTACTATGCTAAATTTGGCAACAACTATCTGACCAATACCCCATTTTTTGACGGTCATCCACCATTAGGAAAATACATTATTGCCATAGGAATTTGGATTGCCAATCACATTCCTTTTTTACAAAACCAGGTCAATGGGTTAACTGGGTCGGTGATGTCACCCATCAGTTATCGCTGGATCAATGCTTTTTCTGGCTCATTTATTCCTGTGATTGTTGGGGCGATCGCTTATCAAATCAGTTACCGTCGCAGCTTTGCCTTTCTAGCTGCATTGTTTGCAGCGTGTGATGGTATATTTCTTGTAGAATCCCGCTATGCCTTAATCAATCAATATATTGTCATTTTCGGCTTATTGGGACAATTGTGTTTGATTCTGGCACTTGCCAAACAGCACTTACGGCGTACCTTTTGGTTAGTCATTTCTGGAGTCGCTTTTGGTGCTTCTTGTGCTACCAAGTGGAACGGTTTGTGGTTTCTGCTAGGTGCTTATCTTATGTGGATAATAGCTTGGGGAAATCGGTGGTTGCAATCTTTTCACTTGAAGAGAGTCAAGAGCAACGAGCAATCCCAAGATGAATTTGTTCATCATCATGCTCAAAATAATTCTGTTGAAATAGAAAGTCAGGAAACTTCTGTTTTGCCTTTATCTTTGACCTCATTACCCATTGGCAAAAGAAAGACGAAATATATAAACCCCTATAGACTAGAAGCTAAGCCTACTCCACTAAAAAAATTAACTCAACTGAATATTTTTCAGATTCTATTTTTTTTAGGAATCATTCCTGCGATTGTGTACAGCCTTATCTGGATTCCACACCTACACTTAGATACAAGATATGGGTTTGTAGAAGTTCACAAGCAGATTTTAGGATTTCACGAACGTCTGGGTAATAGCTCTAAAATACATCCTTACTGTTCTCCTTGGTATACATGGCCTTTCATGATTCGACCAATGGCGTATTTCTACCAAACAGCAACGAGTATTAAAGATCCAATTCCTGTCATAGGTCCTCCTCTTCCTACAGGTGCAGGGAAAGTTATTTATGACGTTCATGCCATGGGCAATCCCTTATTATGGTGGTTTGGTGCTGCTGCGCTTTTATTTTTCTTAGGAGTCTTAATTCGACAATTTGCCAAGCTTTGGATTGAGCAAAAACGTTTTTTCCTGTCTGCTGAATTCAGCAACGAGACTTGGATTGTTTTGTATTTCTTAGTCAATTATGCCGCAAATTTACTCCCTTGGGTAAAAGTCAACCGATGCCTTTTTATCTATCACTACATGACAGCTGTGGTCTTTGCATTTCTGGCGATCGCTTGGCTTGTCGATTGGTGCATCCGCAGTTACTATACTCAAATGCGTGCTGTTGGCCTGACTCCTACCATTTCAATTATTATAGCCTTTATTTTCTGGTTGCCGATTTATTTAGGTTTACCCCTATCAAATTTTGAGTTTAGACCCGTAAGGAGCTGGGCTGTTGGCGTGACTCTTACCTTTTTGATTATTGCAGCCTTTATTTTCTGGTTGCCGATCTATTTAGGTTTACCCCTATCAAATTTTGAGTATAGACCCGTGAGGATGTGGTTTAATTCTTGGATTTAA
- the ppsA gene encoding phosphoenolpyruvate synthase, producing MDTATKNTLSHSSSIERSLILWFDEVGIADIPIVGGKNASLGEMIQQLTPKGVNVPIGFATTAYAYRYFIQSAGLEEKLRKLFSDLDVEDVKNLRERGKKARALLLHTPFPTPLREAIVEAYKLLCKRYNPDTDVAVRSSATAEDLPDASFAGQQETYLNVTGVESVLAACHKCFASLFTDRAISYRHIKKFDHFSVALAVGIQKMVRSDLACSGVMFSIETETGFKNSALITAAYGLGENVVQGSVNPDEYYVFKPTLREGYNPIVDKRLGSKELKMVYDDGTKFTKNILVPQIERNKYALTDEEILQLARWACLIEDHYSQVHNTYTPMDIEWAKDGITNELFIVQARPETVQSQKTQNVLRTYRFTGSGAWGIGTGEKLAQSPIANSQAPKALVIGRAIGEAISQGKAHLITDIHKLEDFQAGEVLVTDRTDPDWEPIMKKASAIITNQGGRTCHAAIIARELGVPAIVGCGNATEILKNGQEITISCAEGEEGRVYEGLLPFEVQEVTLEDLPRTRTQILMNVGNPQEAFSLSAIPNDGVGLARTEFIIANHIQTHPMALIHYDKLDDEFVKDKVATITALYDDKPQYFVDRLAQGIGRIAAAFYPKPVIVRMSDFKSNEYANLLGGKQFEPEEENPMLGWRGAARYYDEGYKEAFALECQAMRRVRDEMGLTNVIPMIPFCRTPNEGRLVLEEMAKNGLKQGVNDLQVYVMCELPNNVILADEFAQVFDGFSIGSNDLTQLTLGLDRDSALVSRLFDERGEGVKQMVRLAIAAAKRYNRKIGICGQAPSDYPEFAQFLVEQGIDSISLNPDSVLKTMLEIAKVENTQ from the coding sequence ATGGATACAGCAACAAAAAATACTTTATCGCACTCATCATCTATCGAGCGATCGCTCATTCTCTGGTTTGATGAGGTTGGGATTGCGGATATACCAATTGTTGGTGGTAAAAACGCATCCTTGGGTGAGATGATTCAACAACTTACACCGAAAGGTGTAAATGTACCTATTGGATTTGCTACCACGGCTTATGCTTACCGATATTTTATTCAATCGGCTGGGTTAGAAGAGAAACTGCGAAAACTGTTTTCTGACCTAGATGTAGAGGATGTCAAAAATTTGCGAGAACGAGGGAAAAAAGCAAGAGCATTACTACTCCACACACCATTTCCAACACCACTAAGAGAAGCCATTGTGGAAGCTTACAAGCTTCTGTGCAAACGATACAATCCAGATACAGACGTAGCTGTACGCTCTAGTGCAACGGCTGAAGACCTTCCTGATGCTAGTTTTGCAGGTCAGCAAGAAACATATCTCAACGTAACTGGGGTAGAGAGTGTTTTAGCAGCATGTCATAAATGTTTTGCATCTTTATTTACAGATAGAGCTATTTCTTATCGACATATTAAGAAATTTGACCATTTTAGCGTTGCTCTTGCTGTTGGTATACAAAAGATGGTGCGTTCTGACCTAGCATGCTCTGGCGTCATGTTCTCAATTGAAACCGAAACGGGTTTCAAGAACTCTGCATTGATTACAGCAGCATACGGCTTGGGGGAAAATGTAGTTCAAGGATCTGTTAACCCAGACGAGTACTATGTTTTTAAACCAACTTTACGAGAAGGTTACAACCCAATCGTTGATAAAAGATTGGGGAGTAAAGAATTAAAAATGGTCTATGATGATGGCACAAAATTTACAAAAAATATCTTAGTGCCTCAAATAGAAAGAAATAAATATGCTTTAACAGATGAAGAAATTTTACAACTCGCTCGTTGGGCTTGTTTAATAGAAGACCATTATTCTCAAGTTCACAACACCTACACCCCAATGGACATCGAGTGGGCAAAAGATGGTATCACAAACGAATTGTTTATTGTCCAAGCCCGACCGGAAACAGTCCAATCACAAAAAACGCAAAATGTTTTAAGGACGTATCGTTTTACAGGGAGCGGAGCATGGGGGATCGGGACTGGGGAAAAGTTAGCTCAATCGCCAATTGCCAATTCTCAAGCGCCAAAAGCACTAGTTATAGGACGTGCTATTGGAGAAGCAATCAGTCAGGGAAAAGCTCACCTGATTACAGATATACACAAACTTGAAGATTTCCAAGCGGGAGAAGTTTTAGTCACAGATAGAACGGACCCTGATTGGGAACCAATTATGAAAAAAGCCAGTGCGATTATCACCAATCAAGGGGGGCGTACCTGTCATGCAGCAATCATTGCACGAGAATTAGGTGTACCTGCCATTGTAGGATGTGGCAATGCTACGGAAATTTTGAAAAACGGTCAAGAAATTACCATTTCTTGTGCTGAAGGGGAAGAAGGAAGAGTTTATGAGGGATTATTGCCTTTTGAAGTGCAAGAAGTGACCTTAGAAGATTTACCTCGCACTCGCACTCAGATATTGATGAATGTGGGTAACCCTCAAGAAGCATTTAGCCTATCTGCAATTCCCAATGATGGAGTCGGTTTGGCAAGAACAGAGTTTATTATTGCCAACCACATCCAAACCCATCCAATGGCACTGATTCATTATGACAAGCTAGATGATGAATTTGTCAAAGATAAAGTGGCGACAATAACCGCACTTTATGATGATAAACCCCAGTATTTTGTCGATCGCCTCGCTCAAGGGATTGGGAGAATTGCTGCTGCTTTTTATCCCAAACCAGTTATAGTGCGAATGTCAGATTTTAAGAGTAATGAATACGCTAACTTGTTGGGTGGGAAGCAGTTTGAACCAGAAGAAGAAAACCCAATGCTCGGCTGGCGGGGTGCAGCACGTTACTATGATGAAGGCTACAAAGAAGCGTTTGCTTTGGAGTGCCAAGCAATGAGACGAGTGAGGGACGAGATGGGATTAACAAACGTAATTCCCATGATTCCCTTCTGTCGCACTCCCAATGAGGGGCGTCTGGTGTTGGAAGAAATGGCAAAAAATGGTTTAAAGCAGGGTGTCAACGATTTGCAAGTTTATGTCATGTGCGAGTTACCCAATAATGTCATTCTGGCTGACGAGTTTGCACAAGTGTTTGATGGGTTTTCTATAGGTTCCAATGACTTGACTCAACTAACACTGGGGTTGGATAGGGATTCTGCTTTAGTGTCGCGATTATTCGACGAACGCGGTGAGGGAGTCAAGCAAATGGTCAGGTTGGCGATCGCCGCTGCTAAAAGGTACAATCGGAAAATTGGCATTTGCGGTCAAGCACCCAGCGATTACCCAGAATTTGCTCAATTCCTAGTGGAACAAGGAATTGATTCCATTAGCCTCAATCCCGATTCCGTGTTAAAAACCATGTTGGAGATCGCTAAAGTAGAAAATACACAGTGA
- a CDS encoding tellurite resistance TerB family protein, with the protein MGKYDKIFNSTKTTKEKLTAQEAVAAIGVVTSAADSSLDEVDPDYIADILWEFLEVFEEYSDDQMLELLDKLIAIAEEDSVGALFNAAKSSLSEDLTLDAYAAGVSLLVDEEEIVIPKGKMNLLKKLQEALEIKDDEAKEVRDEVIAAFEDVEEELEDEEFLDDDAPGFDEGSEPQMYESPGKNFVVPIPVDTQRGGRVQAQEGLVSFSDDFGTLLRIDYFRLTSQQKKEIESIGHEEYLRSLLLEQYVPQGIVANLPDARVKHTKYIEDALDGAYFVLVDMPEGSNISKTGNNGTASRLDAYRGLLGFTSGNFLYIVSSQRSFFDGETPGSIEQESQRIEESILNFVDTIEFT; encoded by the coding sequence ATGGGCAAATACGACAAAATCTTTAACTCCACGAAAACAACTAAAGAGAAACTGACCGCACAAGAAGCGGTAGCAGCGATTGGAGTTGTAACTTCGGCGGCTGATTCTAGCTTAGACGAAGTAGATCCAGACTATATAGCCGATATTCTGTGGGAATTTCTAGAAGTTTTTGAAGAATATTCAGATGATCAAATGTTAGAGCTTCTAGATAAACTGATAGCTATAGCGGAAGAAGATAGTGTAGGAGCATTATTTAACGCAGCAAAGAGTTCCCTCTCGGAAGACTTAACACTTGATGCTTATGCGGCGGGGGTTAGCCTTCTTGTTGATGAGGAAGAAATAGTGATTCCGAAAGGAAAAATGAATTTACTAAAAAAGTTACAAGAAGCGTTGGAAATTAAAGATGATGAAGCCAAGGAAGTCAGAGACGAAGTTATAGCCGCTTTTGAAGACGTAGAGGAAGAATTAGAAGATGAAGAATTTCTAGATGATGATGCACCAGGGTTTGATGAAGGTTCCGAACCACAAATGTATGAGTCTCCAGGAAAGAATTTTGTAGTTCCGATTCCTGTAGACACTCAAAGAGGTGGTAGAGTTCAAGCGCAAGAAGGGTTAGTTAGCTTTTCTGATGACTTTGGAACTCTATTAAGAATTGATTACTTTCGCTTGACATCACAGCAAAAAAAGGAAATTGAATCTATAGGACACGAAGAATATCTACGATCGCTTCTCCTAGAACAGTATGTACCTCAAGGAATTGTTGCAAATTTACCAGATGCACGGGTAAAACATACTAAGTACATAGAGGACGCATTGGATGGTGCGTACTTTGTGCTAGTTGATATGCCTGAAGGTTCAAACATTTCTAAAACGGGAAACAACGGAACTGCTAGCAGATTAGATGCCTATCGGGGACTTTTAGGATTTACCAGTGGTAATTTCCTATATATAGTTAGCAGCCAGCGCAGCTTTTTTGATGGAGAAACTCCCGGTTCAATTGAACAAGAGTCTCAAAGGATCGAAGAGAGCATTCTAAATTTCGTTGATACAATCGAATTTACTTAG